The DNA segment CGATTCTCGTTGGAGAATCGAGGGAAATCTCTATTCCCTCTGGCGGGTCAAACACAACCGGATGCGAGAAGCCAATCTGAAGAACAAGCTTCTTCCCATCCATCTGAGCTCTGTATCCGGTGCCGTGAATCTCAAGTGTTTTCGAGAATCCCTGAACCACTCCGGAGACCATGTTAAAGACAAGGGTCCTCGTGAGCCCGTGGAACGCACTCGCGTTTTTGCCTTCATCGGACTGAATCACCCTCACGGTACTCTCTTCCGTCGAAATCGAAAGCCCGGGAAGAAGGTCATAGCTCAGCTCGCCCTTCGGCCCGGTCACGGAAACGCGCCTTCCCTCACACTTCACGCTCACGCCTTTTGGGAGCTCAATGATTTTCTTGCCTACCCTCGACACTTTGCTCCTCCTACCAGACCTTGCAGACGATCTCCCCTCCGAGTCCTCTCACTCGTGCCTCTTTCTCTGTCATGAGACCCGATGGGGTTGAGATTATGGCTACACCCAGACCGCCGACCACTTTCGGAAGCTTCTTTGCTCCGAGATAAACTCTTCTTCCCGGCTTGCTGACGCGCTCCAGACCGGTTATCACGCTGGTTTCATCCTCGTCGTACTTCAGGA comes from the Candidatus Eisenbacteria bacterium genome and includes:
- the rplF gene encoding 50S ribosomal protein L6, which produces MSRVGKKIIELPKGVSVKCEGRRVSVTGPKGELSYDLLPGLSISTEESTVRVIQSDEGKNASAFHGLTRTLVFNMVSGVVQGFSKTLEIHGTGYRAQMDGKKLVLQIGFSHPVVFDPPEGIEISLDSPTRIVVKGIDKALVGEVAAEIRAVRKPEPYRGKGIRYVGEYVRKKPVKGAAGTGAKA
- the rpsH gene encoding 30S ribosomal protein S8 codes for the protein MSVSDPISDMLTVIRNACKARHKRVEIPSSRFKAEIARVLLKEKFIANYKSVEDSKQGILRIFLKYDEDETSVITGLERVSKPGRRVYLGAKKLPKVVGGLGVAIISTPSGLMTEKEARVRGLGGEIVCKVW